The Bdellovibrionales bacterium genome segment AGGCTTCAGTTTCATTGAGGTCAGACAACTCAAGTCCCACGAGTTCGCTGACCCGACACCCAAGGCCAAAGAGCAACAAAAGAGTGATCTGATTGCGCGCTGTTCGATAGGAATTTCCACTTCGCAGGCTTGAATAAGACGATGAAACTCGTCCGCAGTGAGCCCTCGAGGAAGAGTGACGTTGACCTTCGGAGGACGCAATTGCCTCAACTCAGGCACCGTCATTCCCTGCTTTTTCACAAAAGCGAAAAAGGTCCGCAAACTGCTGACCACCCTCGCCTGAGACCTTACACTCCAAGCCTCGCTGACTCAAAATTCATATAGTCTGGAAATATCGGAATGCTTTTCCGGAAATTCTTCAAAAAGCTCCAAGTCACGACGATATGCCATAACGGTGTTCAGTGACCGTCCTCGTACATGCTGCAAATCATCGAAGAACTCAACCCAGTACTGTAGTGCCATAAAGAATGCGTGTTATATCAGAAAGCACCCTAACGCCAAAGACTTTTCTGGTCCCTTGTTTTCCCTGTCCTGCCTCGACCTGCTCAGCTCAGGCTTTGAATTCAAAATATGCTCAATGGTGCTCACTTGCGCTCAATTCTTCCTCACTGGCCACCAAAACCAACCAAGGTCGAAATTTTCCGAGAAAATCTTCGTTGTTGTTCGCATCAAAATCCCAAAGACTCAATTGAATTGTTCCTTTAAATCATCAGTTCCGTCAACAAGATCATAGCTCCTAACCAAAATACGCTTGCCACTGCTATCAGACATCTCCACTTCAAATTCCTCACCGTTCACAATGCCATTGCCCCTTTGGCTGACAAACACTTTTGTCACGTGTGCTGTTTGTCCCTTAAGTACAAAATCAATGAGAAGAGCATTTTCATGCTCTCCAGACTCATTTTTAAATCAACAAAAATGGCTCTTTGCCATATCCATGTCGAGAGGCGACAAATCGCCTGATTGTCCCACAAAGCTAAAGTCCAAAATAGCCAAAACACTTGCAGGTGGGCCCATCGTGCCTTCTTGATCTGACCAGCCTTCCGCAAAATAGAGAGCTGCGTTTTCATTTGATGCTATCGTCAAAAAAGATGACATCCCCCCTGCGCCTGAGCTCTGTTTAAATTCCTCTATCAACTCAAAGAGTATTTGATCGTCAATTCCAGCATCGGCCTCTCGCCACTGATAGGAGCATCCGGAAGTAAAAATTGCGACTAACAACGCACCTATTAATGACCATTTCGCTCTCACATTTTTCATTTGGTCCCTCAACTACTTTCTCACTGGCCCAAATTTTTCTCGTAGATCTGTTTCTCATAGATCTAATAAGTAAAGAAAAATTTATTTAAAGGCGGATAACCAGGGTACCCGACCACACAGGCAACGCATAACCGAGTCAACAATAACGTCAGCCATGAGACCACAAGGATAAACGCGACTCCATCGTCAACAAGGTTTGGCTGAACGCCCCGTATAATTCCATAATCAAAGCGCAAGCGAACGATCGTTCCATCGGTATGACGAGCCTCTAGTGAAAGACCACGAAATCCACCCAGCGAAGAATCCCACTGACCATTTGCCGTTGTGGCAACCTGATAGACCCCGATGGGCATGGGACAATACTGAGAGGAAACTCTCACCGACATGATTCCAATAGCTGGAGACCGGACCACTATAACCGGAAAATCCTGAGGCACCAGCCGATCCAGTAAATGTAAGGCCAAGCTCAAGACGGTAATTAGCCAGTGTTCCTCCATTGAAACCGAGTGCGGCCCCAAGCTGGGTTCCATCAGCAATGCAATTTGGACAACCTGGATTGTATGGATTTGCTGGAGTCGTCGCCGTCTTGCCGTCTTTCTTTCCACAAGCGGTGGTCATCATGGCCAATGAGACCATCAGAAAGGCAAAGAAACTCCAAACAACAAAGTTCTTTATTTGGTATTTTTGATTCTTCATATTATTACCTGTTTCCTGTTTTCCTTTTTTCCTGTTTAAAGATTCCGTAAATTGTTCAATCATTTAACTATCAATAGTTATCCAATATTTCCTTCGTCTCGCCATTAAAGGCTTCATCTAAGACCATTCCAGCAAAACTGCCGAGTTCAACGTAGTCACTGTCAGGATAAATGCTGCGAGTTGTATCCACTGAACGATCTGTTTTCCATGCCCGACAATCATATGGTCCAAGAGAAACAAACCAACATCGAGTGGGAGGATGGGGAGCATAAGTCAAACCGAAATTCTTAAAATAAACTTTGCCGCCCAAAAGATCTTCCAGGACCTTTTCCATCACCGAGATCGATCCACTCATCGATCACGACAATAAGACCGCCAAGAAAATCTTCGAAAAAACCATGGTAGGCATACTTGTTATCTTTATGTTGCCAAATATTAAATTGAACTTCTTTCTCACTCGATCCTGAAGTGAAGTAACCTTCTTCTTGGTACCCATTATCAACGTAGCTGATAGTGACAACGCCACCGTACCCATTTCCAGCTTTGGTCAGATTCACATTCAGTCGAATGTCTTTTGGGCTGTTCATGGGACGACCCGTGTACTCACCCATGCGCTTATTTTTTCTCTCTGATCAACACCAGTAATCTTAAGCTCTGCTGATCCTCCCCACTCCCAATTGGATCCTGGACCTTGTCCCGGACCGTTTCCAGGAGGAACATACGGCCCTTGCGGAACCTCAACAACAGGAGGTGTATCAGGAGGAGTCTCTTTCTTTTTTTCCTTTGCACAGCCAGCCAGTACCGCCAGGCCAACGATAGCTACCAGAATGTTTTTCTTCGCATCATAATCACAACCTCTGTTAAGCCCGACAAACCAGGCTCGTTTCTAACAACCAGTTAGTGCCAGGCCCGTGCCCAAATGAGACGAGTGTCTATAACTATTTGAAACAACTAGATAAATGTATATTTTTATATGATGGCTAGACACCATGAAGAAGTGTCAAACAGACGGTGTCCAGACATAAATTGTCATTTTCTGTGAAACCTTTGTATTTACAATGGTATAGCAAATTTAGAAGTCTGGCTTTAGCACCTGCACCACCTTAGCCCCGGGATTCTTGCCTTTGGCAGCATTCGCACAGATCATTACTAACGAAATGAAAAAAGCTAAAGGTTTTGTCAATTCCGCCGACATAGGACTTAGGGAGTTCGAACAATGACTAAAATAAACTCAGCCAGCCTTCTTGCCGCTTGTGCCGTCATCTTTTTGTAGTGAAGGTTATCATCGGCGTTATGGGTTGAGACACAAACGTTAAGCGAACCTAATAAAAAACCAATCAGGGTTTTTAAGCCCCTTCTTTGGGTGTCTAAAGCACGCAGATTTAAATTATAGCCCGAAACTGTACCTCTAACTGTGGCCTATGAATTGCATGAGTCTCGTTGTGACACATACAGAATTGCGTTTGTAACTCTCCATCCTGATTTGTGTGTTTGCGGCAGTAGTTTATCAGGTAAGGTTTTCATCAAGTTGGTGATCTGATGTTTTGTAGAAGCCTGAATGAAGATAGCATTTTAAATTAGATTTCTCATATGTCCCCAAGCCTGCTTCTTTCTGCCCGCAACTTCGGTCCCAACTCCAAGCATCTCTGAGAGGGAGTAAGTCAGCCGCCACTGGCGTCCGGCATAATTCACGTCACTCCCAACCCGAGCATTTGCAATTCCAAATTGATCGGCCCACTGCCTGCCAAAGATTAAACCTGCGGGTATTTGTATACCTTCTAACAGAGACAACAAGTCAGCCTCTGAACCCGACCCACGCAAATATAATACTTGATTGGAATACAATGCTGTCATGATCCTCATGAATAACTCTTGAATCTCGCCAGACATTGGTTCCGGGAGATAGACAAAAATCTTTGCCGAATCAAGATCTCCTTCAATCTGCCAATTCGAAGACTTCCCCTTGCTCTCAGTTTTGATTGTAGGTTCATGTATGGATTCAGACCCAGCCGAAGATTTAAAATCAATCTTTAGATCTTTCTCCCCCTTACGATACGGGTGAATGATGTGGGCCAGGCCCAAGACCTGAACCAAATAAGTCTCTCGTGGCGAAAAACTGACATTGACTCTATTGACATTCAATCTACTCATCGGCCCCAGGCTAACAGAGGGACCCTCGCTCGTCACTGAATACCCCAACCAATAACCCACCCACTACCCCAACGCATCATCATAGACTGCCTTGAATGGGACGAAACCGAAGCAAGTGATCAGAGCAGGGGGATAAGTCGGCAAAATTTTCCTCCGCCTCAGGACCAAATTCATGCCTTTTCTGACTGATGCCTTCAGAACAAAAAATGAAATCCGATAATTAACTTGTGAATCCTATTTCAACAAGGAGGGGAAATGGATAACTTAAAAAAGACAAAAGAAACGAATTTACAGGCAAATGAGCCCCAGGTTGTAGCAGAATTCCGCATCAACGCAGTGCCAACCCAGACAGATCAATTCCTGATGGACTACAACCACTGCTGTCTCTGTGGAAACGAACTCCTGTTTACCCATGCAACGGATTTTGCTGCTTTGCACGTCCAAGAAGAGTCTTTTTTGTACGAAGTGCAACATTCGCACAAGGCAAAAATCACCACGGCCTTCAATAGAAAATAAGAAAAAATCATATCAAGTGGAAGCACTGCGCTACCCACTTTCTATCTACTGACAGTGAGCCAATAACCTCGCTATAAGTAATTCAAATTGAGCGTTAATGAATACGTTCTCCTCAGCATGGGGGGACGTATGAGCAATGCGCGTTCAAAATAAGTAGAAAACAAATCCCGAAACCCTTTGGTATGGTTTGGTTTAAATTCGTTTTGGTTTTGCGCTGGCTGTACTCACTGAGGAAGACCCATATTTATGAGCAAAATAGTCATTGGAGTACCCAAAGAAATAAAATCAGGGGAAGCCCGGGTTGCAGTCACGCCAGAGAGTGTTGCGAAGCTGATAAAAATGGGATTTTCGGTCCAGATCGAAAAGGGTGCTGGGGGAGCCCGCTAGTTTTTCTGATTCGAACTATACCCTAGCTGGAGCACGTGTTCTTGAGAGTCCTGCGGACGTATGGAGCCAAGCCGACCTCATTCTTAAAATCAATCCACCTCAGTGGAACCCTCGAACCAACTCTCACGAAGCAGATCTCCTCAAAAAGGAAGCACATCTCATTAGCTTTATTTGGCCAGCTCAGAATTCAGATTTGCTCAAGAAACTATCCCAATCCAAGGTGACTGCGCTCGCCCTGGACTGCATCCCACGGATTTCGCGAGCCCAGAAGATGGACGTGCTGAGTTCGATGGCAAACATTGCAGGTTACCGCGCTGTCATCGAGGCCGCTCATCAATTTGGCCGTCTTTTCACTGGACAGATCACCGCCGCTGGCAAAAAATGCCTCCAGCAAAGTTCTCGTTATCGGCGCAGGAGTTGCAGGGACTTGCTGCTGTCCGGGGCCGCTCGAGCTCTTGGAGCTATCGTCAGGCCCTTCGACACTCGTCCAGAAGTGAAAGAACAAGTCAAAAGCATGGGCGCTGAGTTTCTCGAACTCAAATTTAAAGAAGAGGGTTCGGGCGGGGGCGGCTACGCAAAGGTCATGAGTCCCGAGTTTATCAAAGCTGAAATGGAGCTCTTTGCAAGGCAAGCAAAAGAAGTCGACATCATTATTACCACCGCTCTCATCCCAGGAAAAAAAGCTCCTCTTTTGATTGATGGTGCAACGGTCGCTCTCATGAAAGAGGGATCCGTCATTGTCGATATGGCCGCTGAACAGGGCGGCAATTGCGAATTTAGTCAAGCTGACCAGATCGTTAAAAAATGTGGAGTGACCATCATTGGCTATACAAATCTTGCCAGCCGACTCGCAACGACAGCCAGCGAACTACTTGCCTCAAACCTCGTTCACCTTCTGACAGACATGACAAAAGGTGAAACTGGTTACCACATCGATATGAAGGACGAAGTCATTCGTGGCGCCCTTATTTTAAACAGTGGTGAAATCACTTGGCCTCCTCCGGCCCCAGCAACTCCTCCAATTGTTCTCGAAAAAGTTTCCTCCGAAAATAAAAGCCTGCAGTCAAACCAGAGTTGAAAAAGGCGAAAAAATTCTCGAGAGTTGATTTCACTTTACTTGGAATGGCCGCTCTTTTTTTTCCTTGGCCAAAATGCACCCTCAGAATTTCTTGGCCATTTTAGCGTCTTTATTCTCGCAATCGTGATTGGTTGGCAAGTGGTCTGGAACGTGGCTCCGGCCCTCCACACTCCTCTCATGAGCGTAACCAATGCAATCAGTGGCATTATTATCATCGGAGCGCTTGTTCAGTTGCGTGGCGACTCACTTGGAATTGCCGGTGCACTTTCGTTAATTGCCGTCGTTATTGCTTCGATTAATATTGCTGGCGGTTTTTTAGTAACAAAACGCATGCTACAAATGTTTCATAAGTAGGAGAAAAGATGTCCGAAGGACTTCTCACCGTTTCTTATCTTGCTGCGAGCCTTCTATTTATTTTAAGCCTCGGTGGACTTTCCCATCAAGAAACTGCACGCAAAGGCAACCTCTATGGCGTTTTTGGAATTGCAATCGCCATATTGGTCAGTCTTGTTGGCGCTCATGGACTGAGACTGATCTCTTCCGTCATGGCCATCTTATTGGGTGGAGCCATTGGAGCCCTCATCGCGGCGCGAGTGGCAATGACGGCTATGCCAGAATTAGTTGCTATTTTGCACAGTTTTGTGGGACTTGCGGCCGTTCTGGTGGGGGCTTCGAGTTTTTTGGTGGAGATATTGAAAAACCTCAATGGCATGGCTCAGCTCATTCATGAAATTGAAATCTTCGCTGGTGTTGTTATCGGTGGAATTACCTTCACAGGCTCAATCGTCGCATTTGCAAAACTTCGGGGCTCCATCAGTGGCAAGCCCTTGCTCCTACCAGCCAGACATATTCTGAATTTGTCTTCTCTCATTGGCTGTGTCGTACTCGGCATCTTGATTTCACAGATGATGGGGCTAGAACAAAGCTCGGCCCTTTTCATCAGCATGATTCTCATTTCTTTTTTTATGGGCTGGCATTTGGTCATGGCTATCGGAGGGGCTGATATGCCGGTCGTTGTTTCTATGCTCAACTCTTATTCTGGGTGGGCCGCGGCGGCCACGGGTTTTATGCTTTCCAATGATCTCCTCATTGTAACTGGAGCGCTCGTTGGAAGCTCAGGTGCTATTCTGAGTTATATCATGTGCAAGGCCATGAACCGTTCGATTTGGAGTGTGATCTTTGGAGGGTTCGGTGCAAGTCCCTCAAAATCAGCTCAGACCAAAATTCCGCCTGCCCAGGTGTTGTCCATGAAATCAGCGCAGAAGAAACCGCAGACCTCATGCTCAACGCACAAAATATCATGATTATCCCGGGATACGGAATGGCCGTAGCTCAAGCTCAGCACCCTATTAAAGAAATCACTTCTCTCCTCAGAGATCGAGGGGTCAACGTCCGATTTGGAATACATCCTGTTGCGGGGAGACTACCTGGTCACATGAACGTGCTTCTCGCAGAGGCCAGCGTTCCCTACGATATTGTGTTTGAAATGGATGAAATCAATCGCGACTTTCCCGACATTGATGTCACGCTCGTTATTGGTGCCAACGACATTGTGAACCCAGGGGCACTTGATGACCCCTCAAGTCCCATTTTCGGAATGCCCGTCCTTGAATGTTGGAAATCAAAACACGTCATCGTCATGAAAACGAAGTATGGCTTCAGGATACTCGGGCATCGAAAAATCCCCTCTTCCACAATGACAATACAAAGATGCTTTTGGCGATGCAAAGCAGAAGGTATCCAATATTTTGAACTCGATTCAAACTCAATCTCATTAGCTGAAATCTGACTGTCCAGTTTGATTGGGCAAGTGCTCATTATAACTGGCCTGGTTGATTGTTGTTCCAAACTCCACGCTGAACTAAATCCCAGGAATTCAGGACTTCAAACATGCGTCGCAGCAGCGCTCCCTTTGTGAGCACTGCACCAAGCCGAACCCTGGATCCTGAATTCCTGGATTTTCTTGGACACAGATTCATCAAAGCTTGCGGGCCAGCCGCTGTATTAAAATTTGAATTTCCTTGGCGAGACTCCTAAAAATCAGTCGCACCACGGTCGTTCGAAAGTTTCTTTTTTCGGTGACCATGATCGTGAACCGCGCCGACCGACAGATCATTGATTTTTGCGTGAGTCGAATGTCGGCCAAGGGCAGCTCAAAAAGATTGGATTTGATCCTTTATTATCTCTTAATCACACCTACGCCATGCTCAGAGCCAATATCAATCGGCTCATACGTAAAACCTGATGTACAACGAAAGATCCCAAAAGGCTTAAGGATCATATTGACCTCAGTGAATTTTCACAATCACCAGATCATCTCTCAGTGAAAGCTTCGAAAAGAAAGATCTAGATTTTAATACAGCGGCTGGCCCGCAAGCCTTTGGTGAATCTGTTGTGTCCAAGATACAGGGAGCTGGCTGAACTAAATCTCAGGAATTCAGGATCGAGTTCGGCTTGGTGCAGTGCTCACAAAGGAGCGCCTGGACCCATGTTTGAAGATCCTGAATTCCTGAGATTTAGTTCAGCCAGGACCTTGAGTTTGGGACAACAATCAAAGCAGGCCAGTTTAAGAGAGTCAAATACCTCGCCAGTCTCCTTGACAACAAATAACGCATAGCGTATTCAGGTGGCGTCCTCGGAGGGGAGGGGGATATTTGGTCATCCTACCATTCTGAAAGGAAATCTCTAATGATAGATCCAAGACAAGCTCCCAATCCCCGCACTCTCTTCTACCTGGGCTTGCTTTTGTTCAGCCAGGTTTCTTTGGCAATACCTCGCTGGGAGGAAGTAAACCATTACCAAGGAGGGGCATCTAATCCCTTGGTCATTTTCGCTTGTAAAAATGAGATCGAGTTGCCGGCTGACGACGGGCGCTGTGCAGCATTGCCTGAGTCTGCCATTTCCCCAGTGTTAGGAATAGGAGGAATCAGTGACCCTCAAATTAATGTTGAATACGTCCCAGCCAAACCTGAGGCTGATGTAAGGGAATAAATACGGAGCTGTGTTTTTGAGATGTCCTGAAAAATACAGGGCAAGCCTTTATAGATCGGGAATGTTTCCAGGCCAAATATCTCAAGTTGTCTGTATAGCCAATCAATGGAACCACAACCGTCGAGAACCTCCCCCTGCAAGTCTCTTCTCAGGTTGGTTCAGTTGTGGCAATGGCTTCCAGATAATCTCGATGAGTGGTATGTATACACAAAGTGCTGGGCCGGTCGAGTATCAGCTCTTTTGTTTGCCCGCGAATGACAAATAGATTGATTGCCACTCGCTAAATTTACCACTGGGCTAAACAGACTCTTCAGGTCGCTTGGACTTTCTTTCCAGATCTAGAAGTATTCGTTTATTTTCAATACCTCCCCCAAATCCAGCCAATTCTCCGCTCTTGGCGATAACCCGATGACAAGGGACAACAATCGAGATGGGGTTTTTGGAATTGGCCATCCCAACAGCGCGGGCCTTTTTAGAATCACCGAGGCGTGTTGCCTGTTCCGAATAGGAAATTGTCTCGCCATAGGGAATGCTCAGAAGCTGCTCCCACGCACTTTTCTGAAATGCTGTTCCCACCATGACAAGCGGGAGGGAGAATTCAAATCGTTTGCCCGCAAAATACTCACAAAGTTGCTTTCGAGTCAGCGCCATCATCGGGTGATCTTCGGAATATTTAAGCGGTTGATTGATCGATTTGATTTTTTCCTTGTCCCAGTCCTTTTGCCAAAAAACCCCATGCAAGCCGAGATCAGAAACTAAAAGGCAAAGCTCTCCCACCGGACTGTTCACACTGCTGTAAAAAAAATCTTTCCCATGTGCTTTCACAACAAAATTCAAAAAATTCATCTCAATATTCATTTATGCTTGCTCGGCAGCTCCTCGACAAACGCAATTGGTGACTGTTGATTGAGCTCAATAATTCCTCCCAAATAGCGTTTTCGGTACGAAAAAAAAAGCTTTCATATGCTTTTCAAAGTATATGACACCATTTGTTTCAGCTGCATCAAAGCTATACAGATCGATTTCAGGGCGCTCCTGTCTGATGCCATAGAAGGGAAGCACGACAGATTTAGCACAGCAAGAAACAAAAAACATGGTGGCAACTGATCGACTGATATTATTAAACGTGGATTTCGGAATTTTCCTGCCATTGGCGTCTAAAACCCCTCCAAGAGGATCGGAATGACCTATCCAAATAATCCCAGCAGTATAGGGGTGGCGAAGCACTTCTTCTAAGTCTCTTTCGACTGCAGCAAAATGGGTCACCACGCCAATGCCCCTTTGTCTGAACCAAAAAGAAATTAACTCTATCTTATCAAATTGAGTTATTTTCGCCCCATCCACATCCCCTATTAGAATGTGAACCTTTTTTGACAAATCTGACGAAGCTGATGAGGAAACCGAACAAAATACAACAAAGACTGTCAAATATATACAGATCAATGACTTCAACATTGGAATAGACTCTCCTGGCGAGTTGTTTGAACTTTACGCCAACTGAGTGCAATTCAAAAGCCAATCACTTTTGAATTGAAGAACAAGCAATGCGTTTACTTAGAGGACCGCCAGACTACAAAGAAACTGCTAAATTCTATTTGCGATTCGCAACGACACTGATGACAAGCTCTCCTTGAGCTCCACCTCTTTGTTGACTTATTTTACCTTCCTTTCCGGGAGGCACAAGTATTTCAGGTTTTGAAGAAACCATCCTTTTGCCATCCTTGTAATCCAGCTCAATCTTAAGACTAATAGCGTCCTTAATGTTGTGATGCTCTTTCTCAGTGGCAACAACAGAAAATCGCATCCTCTTTGTTTGATCCTTTGCTGTTTGAATGAGCTCCGTCTTATCTCCAGACATTGTGTCTATTCGAGGTTCAGCAATGAGAGTCCCGTCGACAAATATCTGCGCTTTTACCTCATAGCTAAAGCTCGCCCCTGGAGTTGAACCAGTACCAGAACCTAAGGCCAAGCCAGCAAAACAAATCGAGCATAAAAATATCAAAATTGTCTTTATCCTCATAAGCCCCCCGAAATAGTCAGTTCAATATTTTGATCACTTCTATTTTATTCTATTGTATGGGAATTGAATTATGCAAATTCTTTAACCCAGGATCATCAGGCGAATAAACAAGTCCTTCGGCGAGAGTTGCTTTGGCCAGGGCTAATTGATTTGTCTGTATATAGGCCTCCGACTCCAAGCGATAAGCTTCTGGATAGGCTGGATAATCCAGCTTAATTTTTTGAGACACCTCAATCGCTTTCGCAAATTGAGCTTTTTCAATCAAGATTTCACCCAGCAAAACTCCCGCAGTGTAGTAGCCGGTTCCATGCCGGTAAGACAAAGCGGTTTCGAGCAAGCCCATCAAGCGATTCTTATCCTTTACCCCCATGGCTTCTTTTACAGAATGGTTTAGTTTTTCATACTCAACAACAATGTCCTCTTTTCTATATCTGATTGAGTGCCATTGATTGAGCGTTGCCACATCAATTGGCAGATTCATTCTTGTTGCACTTGCTTGAAGCGCGGCAAAAATGGGCTCGTGCACCTCAGAGAAAAAAATGGGCGGATATTTGATCGCATGAGCAAGAAACTGAACAGGATCGGCCCCCGGAATCATTTCCATAAATGCCTCTAAGCGACCGACTGACGTCTCAATCATCACGGACTGGGAAACACTCTTTTGATTTTTACTATAAAAATCAAAAGGAATATTGTGCTCCAACTTTACGTTGTCATCCGTATTAGGAACACTGGACTGTTTCAGAAAGGTATTGATCTGATCTCTTCCACCATAAAAATAGCCTAGAAAGTCATAAATTGAGGTGAGTCCCTCAGAAACTAACATTTTTTGAACACTTGGCGATTGATAAACTCTTTCGAAGCGATTCCAATCCACTTTTATGGGATGATTGGAACCAACGGCAACAGAATCATAACCGTAAACAAATAGGTACGTATAAGGAAAGGCTTCCTGAATGGCTTTCAAGGCCATTTTATATGAATCCGCCGAAAGCCCCTCGTTCTGAATCCATTGGCAAAAAATTCCTTTTTCAGATAGTTTCTGTGAAGCCTCGATATAGTATTCGCGCGAATAAAGATTACCAGCACCCGAGATCAAGGGACTGATCGGATCAGAAGTAATAACGTCATATTTTTTATTTTTGTACTTGAGATAGATGCGTCCATCTTCAAGAACGACCCTGGTTCGAGGATCGGCTAAGGGTTGGCCATTGATGTGATTAAAAAAGTGACTGGCCTCGACGACACTCTTCTCAAGTTCTAAAACGTCAACACTTTCAACACTCTGATGGGATAGCACGTGACC includes the following:
- a CDS encoding methylated-DNA--[protein]-cysteine S-methyltransferase, whose translation is MNFLNFVVKAHGKDFFYSSVNSPVGELCLLVSDLGLHGVFWQKDWDKEKIKSINQPLKYSEDHPMMALTRKQLCEYFAGKRFEFSLPLVMVGTAFQKSAWEQLLSIPYGETISYSEQATRLGDSKKARAVGMANSKNPISIVVPCHRVIAKSGELAGFGGGIENKRILLDLERKSKRPEESV